In Mesorhizobium sp. 113-3-3, a genomic segment contains:
- a CDS encoding OsmC family protein: MDRTATAVWKGNLKEGKGTLDSQSGTLKGTPYSFKARFEDESGKSGTNPEELIAAAHAGCYAMQLSHFLAENGTPAAELDAKAVVTLVPGTGITGSAITLVGKVPGIDAAKFKELAEKAKAECPVSKALGAIKVSLDAKLG, encoded by the coding sequence ATGGACCGCACCGCAACCGCCGTCTGGAAAGGCAATCTGAAAGAAGGCAAGGGCACGCTCGACAGCCAGAGCGGGACGCTCAAGGGCACGCCATATTCCTTCAAGGCGCGCTTCGAGGACGAAAGCGGAAAATCCGGCACCAATCCCGAAGAGCTGATCGCGGCCGCGCACGCCGGCTGCTACGCCATGCAGCTTTCGCACTTCCTGGCCGAGAACGGCACGCCCGCCGCCGAGCTCGACGCCAAGGCCGTGGTGACGCTGGTTCCAGGCACCGGCATCACCGGCAGCGCGATCACGCTGGTCGGCAAGGTGCCCGGCATCGATGCGGCGAAATTCAAGGAATTGGCCGAGAAGGCCAAGGCCGAATGCCCGGTCTCCAAGGCGCTCGGCGCCATCAAGGTGTCGCTCGACGCGAAATTGGGGTGA
- a CDS encoding YciI family protein — protein MKYVCLVYGEEKDLYALTAERGAKLDADSLAYDRSLDQEGKLIIAQALQSVRTSKSVRRREGKRLVTDGPFAETKEQLLGFVMVEADSLDEALDIAAGIPLAELGTIEVRAIYDIPGS, from the coding sequence ATGAAATATGTCTGCCTGGTCTATGGCGAGGAAAAAGACCTCTACGCGTTGACCGCGGAGCGCGGGGCCAAGCTCGACGCGGATTCACTGGCCTATGACAGATCCCTGGACCAGGAGGGCAAGCTGATCATCGCGCAGGCGCTGCAATCGGTGAGGACGTCGAAGTCGGTGCGACGGCGCGAGGGCAAGCGCCTCGTCACGGACGGCCCGTTCGCCGAAACCAAGGAGCAGCTGCTCGGCTTCGTCATGGTCGAGGCCGACAGCCTCGACGAAGCGCTGGACATCGCCGCCGGCATTCCGCTGGCCGAACTCGGTACGATCGAGGTCCGGGCGATCTACGACATACCGGGCTCATAG
- a CDS encoding ubiquinone biosynthesis hydroxylase, with translation MERKADAKTRSGLDVLVAGAGYVGLATAVSLKQARPHLAVALVDAAPAGAWQRDGRASAIAAAACRMLDQLGVWAEIAPQAQAITEMIITDSRSADPVRPVFLTFGGEVAPGEPFAHMVANKSLNGALRARAEKLGIDIIEGVAVQAFQTNGAGITVHLADGAALTARLLVAADGVNSKLRDMAGIKTVKWDYGQSGIVCTVAHERPHNGRAEEHFLPAGPFATLPLKPDEDGTNRSSIVWVERTEDAKTLVEGDDLVFEHELEQRFGLKLGEIRVADKPRAWPLGLTIARAFVGPRVALAGDAAHGIHPIAGQGLNLGFKDVAALAEVIVEADRLGQDIGALDVLERYQQWRRFDTVQMGVTTDVLNRLFSNDITPLRTVRDIGLGLVERMPRLKAFFIRQASGLSAATPRLLKGEAI, from the coding sequence ATGGAACGCAAGGCGGACGCCAAGACCAGATCCGGGCTCGATGTTCTCGTCGCCGGCGCCGGCTATGTCGGACTGGCCACCGCCGTCTCGCTGAAGCAGGCGCGGCCGCATCTGGCCGTGGCGCTGGTCGATGCCGCGCCCGCCGGCGCCTGGCAACGCGACGGCCGCGCCTCGGCCATAGCGGCGGCCGCCTGCCGCATGCTCGACCAGCTCGGCGTCTGGGCCGAGATCGCGCCACAGGCGCAGGCGATCACCGAGATGATCATCACCGATTCGCGCAGCGCCGATCCGGTGCGCCCGGTCTTCCTGACCTTCGGCGGCGAAGTGGCGCCGGGCGAGCCCTTCGCCCATATGGTCGCCAACAAGTCGCTGAACGGCGCCTTGCGCGCCAGGGCCGAAAAGCTCGGCATCGACATCATCGAAGGCGTCGCGGTGCAGGCTTTCCAGACCAATGGCGCCGGCATCACGGTGCATCTGGCCGACGGCGCCGCGCTGACCGCCCGGCTGCTGGTCGCCGCCGACGGCGTCAATTCGAAGCTGCGCGACATGGCCGGCATCAAGACGGTGAAATGGGACTATGGCCAGTCCGGCATCGTCTGCACCGTGGCGCATGAACGCCCGCACAATGGCCGCGCCGAAGAACACTTCTTGCCGGCCGGCCCCTTTGCCACATTGCCGCTGAAGCCCGATGAAGACGGCACCAACCGCTCGTCGATCGTCTGGGTCGAACGCACGGAAGATGCCAAAACGCTCGTCGAAGGCGACGATCTCGTCTTCGAGCATGAACTGGAACAGCGCTTCGGGCTGAAGCTCGGCGAGATCCGCGTTGCCGACAAGCCGCGCGCCTGGCCGCTTGGCCTGACTATCGCTCGCGCCTTCGTCGGCCCGCGCGTCGCCCTTGCCGGCGACGCCGCCCACGGCATCCATCCGATCGCCGGCCAGGGCCTCAATCTCGGCTTCAAGGATGTAGCAGCCCTTGCCGAAGTGATCGTCGAGGCCGACCGGCTCGGCCAGGACATCGGCGCGCTCGACGTGCTCGAACGCTACCAGCAATGGCGCCGCTTCGACACGGTGCAGATGGGTGTCACGACGGATGTGCTGAACCGGCTGTTTTCCAACGACATCACCCCGCTGCGCACCGTCCGCGATATCGGCCTCGGCCTCGTCGAGCGCATGCCGCGCCTGAAGGCGTTCTTCATCCGCCAGGCATCGGGGCTGTCAGCCGCCACGCCGAGGCTGCTGAAGGGCGAGGCGATCTGA
- the tesB gene encoding acyl-CoA thioesterase II: MTAAMDELLSILDLERLEHNLYRGRSPQVEWQRVFGGQTIAQALVAAQRTVEPDRFVHSLHGYFMRPGDIRVPIVYEVDRIRDGGSFTTRRVLAIQHGQAIFSLEASFQVDEKGLEHQFALPDDVTPPEGLQTQRQLLERAERVPEAVRRFWARERPLELRPVNLQHYESRDKLPPRQNVWIRLAGPVPDDRALQSVLLAYLSDMTLLDTSTFAHGRGLFDPDIQAASLDHSMWFHRPHSLDGWLLYAQDSPSSSGSRGFSRGTLYARDGTLIASMAQEGLIRLKR; the protein is encoded by the coding sequence ATGACGGCGGCGATGGACGAGCTTCTGAGCATTCTCGACCTCGAGAGGCTGGAACACAATCTGTATCGTGGTCGCAGCCCCCAGGTGGAGTGGCAGCGCGTGTTCGGCGGCCAGACCATCGCCCAGGCGCTGGTGGCGGCGCAGCGGACGGTGGAGCCGGACCGCTTCGTGCATTCGCTGCACGGCTATTTCATGCGGCCGGGCGACATCAGGGTGCCGATCGTCTACGAGGTCGACCGCATCCGCGACGGCGGCTCCTTCACCACCCGCCGCGTGCTGGCGATCCAGCACGGACAGGCGATCTTTTCGCTGGAAGCCTCGTTCCAGGTCGACGAGAAGGGGCTGGAGCACCAGTTCGCGCTGCCGGACGACGTGACGCCGCCGGAAGGGCTGCAGACGCAGCGCCAGCTGCTCGAAAGGGCCGAACGTGTGCCGGAGGCGGTGCGCCGCTTCTGGGCGCGCGAGCGGCCGCTGGAACTCAGGCCGGTCAATCTCCAGCACTATGAAAGCCGCGACAAGCTGCCGCCCCGGCAGAATGTCTGGATCCGCCTTGCCGGCCCGGTTCCCGACGACCGTGCGCTGCAGTCGGTGCTGCTCGCCTATCTCTCCGACATGACGCTGCTGGACACCTCGACCTTCGCGCATGGGCGCGGCCTGTTCGATCCCGACATCCAGGCGGCGAGCCTCGACCATTCGATGTGGTTCCACCGGCCGCATTCGCTCGACGGCTGGCTGCTCTATGCGCAGGACAGCCCGTCGAGTTCGGGATCACGCGGCTTCAGCCGCGGCACGCTCTATGCGCGCGACGGCACGCTGATCGCCTCGATGGCCCAGGAAGGGTTGATCCGGCTCAAGCGTTGA
- a CDS encoding P-II family nitrogen regulator, whose translation MKIVMAIIKPFKLDEVREALTAVGIQGLTVTEVKGYGRQKGHTEIYRGAEYAVSFLPKIKIEVAVSADTVDKAVEAITAAAKTGQIGDGKIFVFGIDQAVRIRTGETDTDAL comes from the coding sequence ATGAAAATCGTGATGGCAATCATCAAGCCGTTCAAGCTGGACGAGGTGCGCGAAGCGCTTACCGCCGTCGGCATCCAGGGCCTGACCGTCACCGAAGTCAAAGGCTACGGGCGTCAGAAGGGACATACGGAAATCTATCGCGGTGCGGAATACGCGGTCAGTTTCCTGCCGAAGATCAAGATCGAGGTCGCGGTCAGTGCCGACACGGTCGACAAGGCCGTCGAAGCCATCACCGCCGCGGCGAAGACCGGCCAGATCGGCGACGGCAAGATCTTCGTTTTCGGCATCGATCAGGCGGTGCGCATCCGCACCGGCGAAACAGACACCGACGCGCTCTGA
- a CDS encoding ammonium transporter, giving the protein MLTSTALVLMMTIPGLALFYGGMVRKKNVLATVMQSFAITCLVTVLWFMFGYSLAFSDGGGMNAYLGGFSKFFHHGITTSTLWAPGVANIPEFVFSMFQMTFAIITPALIAGAFAERMKFSALLIFMALWLLVVYVPVAHWVWGGGFLAGWGVLDFAGGTVVHINAGVAGLVCALVLGKREGYGTTNMAPHNLVYSVIGASLLWVGWFGFNAGSELAADGLAGAAMLNTQVATAAAALAWMFAEWIVAKKPSVLGIISGAVAGLVAVTPASGFVNPTGAFIVGIVAGVLCYISAVKVKHMFGYDDSLDAFGVHGVGGIIGALLTGVLADPAINSLSSGASLVKQFYGVAVTIIWTAIATFVILYIVKALVGLRPTTQEEVEGLDISQHGEVVP; this is encoded by the coding sequence ATGCTGACCTCGACGGCCCTGGTGCTGATGATGACCATTCCGGGCCTGGCGCTGTTCTACGGCGGCATGGTTCGCAAGAAGAACGTGCTCGCCACCGTCATGCAGAGCTTTGCCATCACCTGCCTGGTGACGGTGCTGTGGTTCATGTTCGGTTATTCGCTGGCCTTCTCCGACGGCGGCGGCATGAATGCCTATCTCGGCGGCTTCTCGAAATTCTTCCATCACGGCATCACCACCTCGACGCTGTGGGCGCCGGGGGTCGCGAACATTCCTGAATTCGTCTTCTCGATGTTCCAGATGACCTTCGCCATCATCACGCCCGCCCTCATCGCCGGCGCCTTCGCCGAGCGCATGAAGTTCTCGGCGCTGCTGATCTTCATGGCGCTCTGGCTGCTGGTCGTCTACGTGCCGGTCGCGCATTGGGTCTGGGGCGGCGGTTTCCTCGCCGGTTGGGGCGTGCTCGACTTCGCCGGTGGCACGGTCGTCCACATCAACGCCGGTGTCGCGGGCCTGGTCTGCGCGCTGGTCCTGGGCAAGCGCGAAGGCTACGGCACCACCAACATGGCGCCGCACAACCTGGTCTATTCGGTGATCGGCGCCTCGCTGCTGTGGGTCGGCTGGTTCGGCTTCAACGCCGGTTCGGAACTGGCGGCCGACGGCCTTGCCGGTGCCGCCATGCTCAACACCCAGGTCGCCACCGCTGCCGCGGCGCTCGCCTGGATGTTCGCGGAATGGATCGTCGCCAAGAAGCCCTCGGTGCTCGGCATCATCTCGGGTGCCGTCGCCGGTCTCGTCGCAGTGACGCCGGCTTCCGGCTTCGTCAACCCGACCGGCGCCTTCATCGTCGGCATCGTCGCCGGCGTGCTCTGCTACATCTCGGCGGTCAAGGTGAAGCACATGTTCGGCTATGACGACTCGCTCGATGCCTTCGGCGTCCATGGCGTCGGCGGCATCATCGGTGCGTTGCTGACCGGCGTGCTCGCCGATCCGGCAATCAACAGCCTGTCGTCGGGTGCTTCGCTCGTGAAGCAGTTCTACGGCGTTGCTGTCACCATCATATGGACGGCGATCGCCACCTTCGTGATCCTCTACATCGTCAAGGCGCTGGTCGGCCTGCGTCCGACGACCCAGGAAGAGGTCGAAGGCCTCGACATCTCCCAGCATGGCGAAGTGGTGCCGTAA
- a CDS encoding DNA translocase FtsK → MRSGASAPLAMTDTGHGIQAFARRQVGRLVGVGLFLAVAFGIASLATWNVADPSFSHATNNTVTNAMGYAGAVFSDLAMQFFGLAAVAALVPAVIWGYLLFSARGVDRLPKRGLFWFGFALLAAAIAGCIVPPKTWPLPTGLGGVFGDMVLKIPGVLIGGYPTGLIASVLAVLLAGPTLWLFAYGSALIGRKNGFAVMEEPAAADPREDDLLFDNEEDEGDEGILALGAITHWWLSLRAWMHRRAVRRRQERDEYEPEMEPRPSAWRRAAERVESAEFAEQRMSHDGRARVEPEFFAALVNDRSVSVDPDDDDIFDRDDEDMDFDDEPVAQRRAAPTAKVQQFRSDAATRVEAPAPRPAPGARVQREAQTSLIGSDKFEMPSLHFLSEPKNVARDPSLSKDALEQNARLLEGVLEDFGVKGEIIAVRPGPVVTLYELEPAPGIKSSRVIGLSDDIARSMSAIACRVAVVPGRNAIGIELPNAKRETVYLREIMASRDFETTKAKLALALGKTINGEAVIVDIAKMPHVLVAGTTGSGKSVAINTMILSLLYRLTPQECRLIMIDPKMLELSVYDGIPHLLTPVVTDPKKAVVALKWTVREMEDRYRKMSKVGVRNIDGFNARVQLAEKKGEKISRTVQTGFDRQTGEAIYETEDLDLEPMPYIVVIIDEMADLMMVAGKDIEGAVQRLAQMARAAGIHVIMATQRPSVDVITGTIKANFPTRISFQVTSKIDSRTILGEQGAEQLLGMGDMLYMAGGGRIQRVHGPFVSDDEVEKIVGHLKLQGVPEYLDAITEDDGEDEDEPSGKGGGTSGGGGGNFEDSDDPYDQAVAVVLRDGKASTSYIQRRLGIGYNRAASIIEKMEKEGIVGPANHAGKREILVPTEDDKF, encoded by the coding sequence ATGCGTTCAGGGGCTTCAGCACCGCTCGCGATGACCGACACGGGGCACGGCATCCAGGCTTTCGCGCGGCGCCAGGTCGGCCGGCTGGTCGGCGTCGGCCTGTTTCTGGCTGTAGCCTTCGGGATTGCCAGCCTCGCCACCTGGAACGTCGCCGATCCAAGCTTCTCGCACGCCACCAACAACACCGTCACCAACGCCATGGGCTATGCCGGCGCGGTCTTCTCCGACCTCGCCATGCAGTTCTTCGGTCTTGCCGCGGTTGCGGCGCTGGTTCCGGCGGTGATCTGGGGGTATCTCCTGTTTTCGGCGCGTGGTGTCGACAGGCTGCCCAAGCGCGGGCTGTTCTGGTTCGGCTTCGCGCTGCTCGCCGCCGCGATCGCCGGCTGCATCGTTCCGCCCAAGACCTGGCCGCTGCCCACCGGCCTCGGCGGCGTGTTCGGCGACATGGTGCTCAAGATTCCCGGCGTCCTCATCGGCGGCTATCCGACCGGGCTGATCGCCAGCGTGCTAGCCGTGCTGCTGGCCGGGCCGACGCTCTGGCTGTTCGCCTATGGCTCGGCGCTGATCGGGCGCAAGAACGGCTTCGCCGTGATGGAAGAGCCGGCGGCCGCGGACCCGCGCGAGGATGATCTTCTGTTCGACAATGAAGAGGATGAGGGTGACGAGGGCATATTGGCGCTCGGCGCCATCACCCATTGGTGGCTGTCGCTGCGCGCGTGGATGCATCGCCGCGCGGTGCGCCGCAGGCAGGAGCGCGACGAATACGAGCCGGAGATGGAGCCGCGCCCCAGCGCCTGGCGACGCGCCGCCGAGCGCGTCGAATCGGCAGAGTTCGCCGAGCAGCGGATGAGCCATGACGGCCGCGCCCGCGTCGAGCCGGAATTCTTCGCCGCCCTGGTCAATGATCGCAGCGTATCGGTCGATCCGGACGATGACGATATCTTCGACCGCGACGACGAGGACATGGATTTCGACGACGAGCCGGTCGCCCAGCGCCGTGCTGCGCCAACGGCCAAGGTGCAGCAGTTCCGCTCCGACGCCGCGACCCGCGTCGAGGCGCCGGCGCCGCGCCCGGCGCCGGGCGCGCGCGTCCAGCGCGAGGCGCAGACCTCGCTGATCGGCTCGGACAAGTTCGAAATGCCGTCGCTGCATTTCCTGTCCGAACCGAAGAACGTCGCGCGCGACCCAAGTCTCTCCAAGGATGCGCTGGAGCAGAACGCGCGTCTGCTCGAAGGCGTGCTGGAGGATTTCGGCGTCAAGGGCGAGATCATCGCCGTACGGCCCGGCCCGGTGGTCACCCTCTATGAGCTGGAACCGGCGCCCGGCATCAAATCGTCGCGCGTCATCGGCCTCTCCGACGACATCGCCCGCTCGATGAGCGCGATCGCGTGCCGCGTCGCCGTGGTGCCCGGCCGCAACGCCATCGGCATCGAATTGCCGAACGCCAAGCGCGAGACGGTCTACCTCAGGGAGATCATGGCCAGTCGCGACTTTGAAACCACCAAGGCAAAGCTGGCGCTGGCGCTGGGCAAGACGATCAATGGCGAGGCCGTCATCGTCGACATCGCCAAGATGCCGCACGTGCTGGTCGCCGGCACCACCGGTTCGGGCAAGTCGGTCGCCATCAACACCATGATCCTTTCGTTGCTCTACCGGCTGACGCCGCAGGAATGCCGGCTGATCATGATCGATCCGAAGATGCTGGAACTCTCCGTCTATGACGGCATCCCGCATCTGCTTACGCCCGTCGTCACCGATCCGAAGAAGGCGGTGGTGGCGCTGAAATGGACCGTGCGGGAAATGGAAGACCGCTACCGCAAGATGTCCAAGGTCGGCGTGCGCAACATCGACGGTTTCAACGCCCGCGTTCAACTGGCCGAGAAGAAGGGCGAAAAGATCTCGCGCACCGTGCAGACCGGCTTCGACCGCCAGACCGGCGAGGCGATCTACGAGACGGAGGACCTCGATCTCGAGCCGATGCCCTACATCGTCGTCATCATCGACGAAATGGCCGACCTGATGATGGTCGCCGGCAAGGACATCGAGGGCGCGGTGCAGCGCCTGGCGCAGATGGCGCGCGCCGCCGGCATCCATGTCATCATGGCGACGCAGCGCCCGTCGGTCGACGTCATTACCGGCACCATCAAGGCCAACTTCCCGACCCGTATCTCCTTCCAGGTCACCTCCAAGATCGACAGCCGCACCATTCTGGGCGAGCAGGGCGCCGAGCAGCTGCTCGGCATGGGCGACATGCTCTACATGGCCGGCGGCGGCCGCATCCAGCGCGTGCATGGTCCCTTTGTCTCCGACGACGAGGTCGAGAAGATCGTCGGGCACCTGAAGTTGCAGGGCGTGCCCGAATATCTCGACGCCATCACCGAGGATGACGGTGAGGACGAGGACGAACCGTCCGGCAAGGGTGGTGGCACCAGTGGCGGTGGCGGCGGCAATTTCGAAGATTCCGACGACCCCTACGACCAGGCGGTGGCGGTGGTGCTGCGCGACGGTAAGGCGTCGACCAGCTACATCCAGCGCCGGCTCGGCATCGGCTACAATCGCGCCGCCTCGATCATCGAGAAAATGGAAAAGGAAGGCATTGTCGGCCCGGCCAACCATGCCGGAAAACGCGAAATCCTGGTGCCCACCGAGGACGACAAGTTCTGA
- a CDS encoding outer-membrane lipoprotein carrier protein LolA produces MKNDLSKLSDFAPTRRQLLGLGLVAAGAAAFNVVPGFELLASAQAAVPAAAQKIADHFSSVKSMSGEFVQFGPKGEQTGGKFFLERPGKIRFNYDGASNFKVISDGKSVVILNKKMNTSDLYPLSKTPLKLLLDDRIDLSGDRVKSVKEEDDLTTIKLADKSVFGNATITMMFDPKTYDLRQWTITDAQGKDTTVMIFNTKEGVSFAPDTFAIDYTANRELNTKTR; encoded by the coding sequence ATGAAAAACGATCTTTCCAAGCTCAGCGATTTCGCCCCGACGCGCCGCCAGCTCCTCGGCCTCGGCCTTGTCGCAGCGGGTGCAGCCGCCTTCAACGTGGTGCCCGGGTTCGAGCTTCTGGCCTCGGCGCAGGCGGCCGTGCCCGCCGCCGCGCAGAAGATCGCCGACCATTTTTCCTCGGTCAAATCGATGAGTGGCGAGTTCGTGCAATTCGGCCCCAAGGGCGAGCAGACCGGCGGCAAATTCTTCCTCGAGCGGCCGGGCAAAATCCGCTTCAACTATGACGGGGCGTCGAATTTCAAGGTGATTTCCGACGGCAAGTCGGTGGTCATCCTCAACAAGAAAATGAACACATCGGACCTCTATCCGTTGTCGAAGACGCCGCTGAAGCTGCTGCTCGATGACCGGATCGACCTCTCCGGCGACCGCGTCAAGAGCGTCAAGGAAGAGGACGACCTCACCACCATCAAGCTTGCCGACAAGTCGGTGTTCGGCAATGCGACGATCACCATGATGTTCGATCCGAAAACCTATGATCTGCGCCAGTGGACGATCACCGACGCGCAAGGCAAGGACACCACGGTGATGATCTTCAACACCAAGGAAGGCGTCAGCTTCGCGCCCGACACATTTGCGATCGACTATACGGCGAACCGCGAGCTGAACACGAAGACGCGCTAA
- the xth gene encoding exodeoxyribonuclease III has translation MPFSIATWNINSVRLRMPIVERLLDEYAPDVLCLQETKVPDELFPEKAFRRLGYQHIAFHGQKGYHGVATVARRPIEVVEKRRFCEIEDSRHLSVTVRAGGKTILLHNFYVPAGGDEPDPEINKKFKHKLDFVAEMNAIRAEHSEVSASVLVGDLNIAPLEHDVWSHKQLLNVVSHTPVETENFEAMRLAGNWVDLMRHNVPLDEKLYTWWSYRAQDWEASNRGRRLDHVWSSPNLVPDFAGYEILRAARGWERPSDHVPVIARFDLD, from the coding sequence ATGCCCTTTTCCATCGCCACCTGGAACATCAACTCGGTTCGCCTGCGCATGCCGATCGTGGAGCGATTGCTCGATGAATACGCGCCAGACGTGCTCTGCCTGCAGGAAACCAAGGTTCCCGACGAACTGTTTCCCGAAAAGGCGTTCCGCAGGCTCGGCTACCAGCACATCGCGTTCCATGGCCAGAAGGGCTACCACGGCGTGGCCACGGTGGCGCGGCGGCCGATCGAGGTGGTGGAAAAGCGCCGCTTCTGCGAGATCGAGGACAGCCGTCATCTGTCGGTGACGGTGCGCGCCGGCGGCAAGACGATCCTGCTGCACAATTTCTACGTGCCGGCGGGCGGCGACGAGCCCGATCCCGAAATCAACAAGAAATTCAAGCACAAGCTCGATTTCGTCGCCGAGATGAACGCCATCCGCGCCGAGCACAGCGAAGTGTCCGCCTCGGTGCTGGTCGGCGATCTCAACATCGCGCCGCTCGAGCACGACGTCTGGTCGCACAAGCAATTGCTCAACGTGGTCAGCCACACGCCGGTCGAGACCGAAAATTTCGAAGCGATGCGGCTCGCCGGCAACTGGGTCGACCTGATGCGGCACAACGTGCCATTGGACGAGAAGCTCTACACCTGGTGGAGCTATCGCGCGCAGGACTGGGAAGCGTCGAACCGGGGCCGGCGGCTCGACCATGTCTGGTCCTCGCCCAATCTGGTGCCTGATTTCGCCGGCTACGAAATCCTGCGGGCGGCGCGCGGCTGGGAGCGGCCGTCGGACCATGTGCCTGTGATCGCGCGGTTCGATCTGGATTAG
- a CDS encoding GNAT family N-acetyltransferase, with the protein MEIVAAREPDVTSAADCLAAAFADDPQMAFFFPGDPPLRRDLVTEFFSILMAARLALGMPVLLLKSDGRILGAAMGYDTQRPEWPPAHQQRWALLQQRQASMALRFERADAISEEYKPQEPHFYLGVLGVHPSMQGKGAGGALIKAYCDLAERDPVSAGTFLETAQSKNLAFYKHCGFQLLGQGELAPGKPFWCLFRPKPVRDGN; encoded by the coding sequence ATGGAAATAGTGGCAGCACGAGAGCCGGACGTGACATCGGCGGCCGACTGTCTGGCGGCTGCCTTTGCCGATGATCCGCAGATGGCTTTTTTCTTTCCGGGCGATCCTCCGCTGCGTCGGGACCTGGTGACGGAATTCTTCTCGATCCTGATGGCGGCGCGCCTGGCGCTTGGAATGCCTGTGCTGCTGTTAAAGAGCGATGGTCGCATCCTTGGTGCGGCGATGGGCTATGATACGCAGCGGCCTGAATGGCCTCCGGCGCACCAGCAGAGATGGGCTTTGCTTCAGCAAAGGCAGGCATCGATGGCTTTGCGCTTCGAGCGGGCAGACGCCATAAGTGAAGAATACAAGCCGCAGGAACCGCATTTCTACCTTGGGGTCTTGGGCGTTCACCCCTCGATGCAGGGAAAAGGGGCTGGCGGCGCGCTGATCAAGGCTTATTGCGATCTTGCCGAAAGAGATCCTGTCTCGGCAGGGACGTTTCTCGAAACCGCACAAAGCAAGAATTTGGCTTTCTATAAGCACTGCGGGTTTCAACTCCTCGGCCAAGGTGAACTTGCGCCAGGGAAGCCATTCTGGTGTCTGTTCAGGCCAAAACCTGTTCGAGACGGCAATTAG
- a CDS encoding Crp/Fnr family transcriptional regulator: MALDDDIRILSAVGLFEGFTQEQLRLLAFGAENTLLLANHKLYREDDEADSAYVVVSGRIVLYREQGGERIPIGTAGPGTILSELALIADTNRLTSASAEIDSEVIRLSRKMFRRILEEYPEVAVKLHQRISEEFQAMIRRIEKLAPRFSG; this comes from the coding sequence ATGGCGTTGGATGACGACATCCGCATCCTGTCCGCCGTGGGGCTCTTCGAGGGTTTCACGCAGGAACAGCTGCGTCTGCTCGCCTTCGGCGCCGAGAACACCTTGCTGCTGGCCAACCACAAGCTCTACCGCGAGGATGACGAGGCCGATTCGGCCTATGTCGTGGTCAGCGGGCGCATCGTGCTCTATCGCGAGCAGGGCGGCGAGCGCATCCCGATCGGCACCGCCGGCCCCGGCACCATCCTCAGCGAACTGGCATTGATCGCCGACACCAACCGGCTGACCAGTGCGTCGGCCGAAATCGACTCGGAAGTGATCCGGCTCAGCCGCAAGATGTTCCGCCGCATCCTGGAGGAATATCCGGAGGTGGCGGTGAAGCTGCACCAGCGCATCTCCGAGGAATTCCAGGCCATGATCCGACGCATCGAGAAGCTGGCGCCACGGTTTAGTGGGTAA
- a CDS encoding response regulator transcription factor: MTSRTILIVDDDDDLRGTLVEQLALYEEFDVLQEATAAKGVTAARGGLIDLLIMDVGLPDMDGREAVKILRKGGYKAPIIMLTGHDTDSDTILGLEAGANDYVTKPFRFAVLLARIRAQLRQHEQSEDATFSVGPYTFKPSQKLLIDPRGGKVRLTEKEASIIKYLYRADQKVVTRDVLLEEVWGYNSGVTTHTLETHVYRLRQKIERDPSNAEILVTESGGYKLVP, translated from the coding sequence ATGACTTCACGCACCATCCTAATCGTCGACGACGACGACGACCTGCGCGGCACACTGGTCGAGCAACTCGCCCTCTACGAGGAATTCGACGTGCTGCAGGAAGCGACTGCGGCAAAAGGCGTCACCGCGGCCCGCGGCGGCCTCATCGACCTGCTCATCATGGATGTCGGCCTGCCCGACATGGACGGCCGCGAGGCCGTCAAGATCCTGCGCAAGGGCGGCTACAAGGCGCCCATCATCATGCTGACCGGCCACGACACCGATTCCGACACGATTCTGGGCCTCGAGGCCGGCGCCAACGACTATGTGACCAAGCCGTTCCGCTTCGCGGTGCTGCTGGCGCGCATCCGTGCCCAGCTGCGCCAGCACGAGCAGAGCGAGGACGCCACTTTCTCGGTCGGCCCCTACACCTTCAAGCCCAGCCAGAAGCTGCTCATCGACCCGCGTGGCGGCAAGGTGCGGCTGACGGAGAAGGAAGCCTCGATCATCAAATATCTCTACCGCGCCGACCAGAAGGTGGTGACGCGCGACGTGCTGCTCGAGGAGGTCTGGGGCTACAATTCCGGCGTCACCACGCACACGTTGGAAACCCATGTCTACCGGCTGCGCCAGAAGATCGAGCGCGATCCTTCCAATGCGGAAATTCTTGTGACAGAAAGCGGTGGCTACAAGCTGGTTCCTTAA